The following proteins are encoded in a genomic region of Nicotiana sylvestris chromosome 4, ASM39365v2, whole genome shotgun sequence:
- the LOC104232027 gene encoding helicase-like transcription factor CHR28 isoform X2 produces the protein MFMKQIPKVRGDVLPLSQTKATPTSPPHTRTLSLPPWSVVLSASDPIRASSRYKTKEEELLVTILNLCQRQTLDACPCGSCWWFSRVGSIFSPMDAISISSDDSDLREIDNYKDDSPLRDSASSRILPPWGTDSSSKRTIYPNGSSSNYHNITDDSGPSSSRASRDGNSKYSSGNDNGKHFPQQTLKRTLPTSFYPSGSVEDIGFSQARQSHERSYQSAWASSSSAGDNYWKDSFNRGNHSELVLYENKGNRVLPPSLMHRRSTSGVQHISVNDPLHYPAKGEDRAAAADERLIFQAALQDLNQPKVEARLPDGLLSVSLLRHQRIALAWTLQKETGSVHCSGGILADDQGLGKTISMIALIQMQRSAQDKSKEKDLDDIKAEALNLDDDDENVAPASQELKQRRETDGVEVIPDARTSIKGFRRRRPAAGTLVVCPASVLRQWARELDEKVTDEASLSILIYHGGNRTKDPVELAKYDVVLTTYAIVTNEVPKQALVEEDDDDQKNGERFGISSDFNSSKKRKKPSLNKKGKKGRKGFDADDFDPNCGGLAKVSWFRVILDEAQTIKNHRTQVARACCSLRAKRRWCLSGTPIQNAIDELFSYFRFLRYDPYAEYKSFCSQIKFPIAINSINGYKKLQAILRAIMLRRTKGTLIDGEPIITLPPKTIQLKKVAFSAEERAFYNKLEAESRSQFKAYAAAGTVKQNYANILLMLLRLRQACDHPKLVKRESYNSVGRASSEMARKLPKKMVEDLLQQLETSLVTCSVCDDVPEDAVVSMCEHVFCYQCVSDYLTGEDNTCPALGCKEQLGPEAVYSKATLKTCVSDGVNGDPSSLSEFDEKSIMENEYISSKIKAALEILHSCSKSKGPYLESDILVQCNGDSSNLGKADSESQDKGPIKAIIFSQWTGMLNLVERALNQSCFRYERLDGTMSLAARDRAVKEFNTNPEVTVMLMSLKAGNLGLNMVAACHVILLDLWWNPTTEDQAIDRAHRIGQTRAVTVSRLTIEGTVEDRILALQEDKRNMVASAFGEDQSGGTASRLTVEDLRYLFNL, from the exons ATGTTTATGAAGCAAATTCCCAAAGTACGAGGGGATGTACTCCCTTTAAGCCAAACAAAAGCTACTCCCACCTCCCCTCCCCACACACGCACTCTCTCTCTCCCCCCTTGGTCGGTTGTTCTCTCCGCTTCTGACCCAATTAGGGCTTCGAGTAGATACAAGACAAAAGAAGAGGAATTACTTGTGACGATCCTCAATTTGTGTCAGAGACAGACACTAG ATGCGTGCCCATGTGGATCCTGTTGGTGGTTTTCTAGA GTTGGTTCTATATTCTCTCCAATGGATGCAATTAGTATCTCTTCGGATGATTCGGATTTGCGTGAAATAGACAACTACAAAGATGATTCACCTCTCAGGGATTCTGCCAGTTCTCGAATCCTTCCACCATGGGGAACAG ATAGCTCGTCCAAAAGAACAATTTATCCTAATGGAAGCTCCTCCAACTATCATAATATTACTGATGACAGTGGACCATCAAGTTCACGAGCAAGTAGAGACGGGAATTCCAAGTATTCTTCTGGGAATG ATAATGGAAAGCATTTTCCACAGCAAACTTTAAAGCGTACACTTCCAACATCTTTTTATCCTTCTGGCTCAGTAGAGGATATAGGTTTCAGTCAGGCTCGTCAATCTCATGAAAGATCATACCAATCTGCATGGGCAAGTTCGAGCAGTGCTGGTGATAACTACTGGAAAGACAGTTTCAACAGGGGCAACCATAGTGAGTTAGTTCTCTATGAAAATAAAGGAAACAGAGTGTTACCTCCGTCTTTGATGCACAGAAGGTCCACTTCAGGTGTTCAACATATCAGTGTAAATGATCCCTTACATTACCCTGCGAAAGGTGAAGACAGAGCTGCAGCAGCTGATGAGAGACTGATCTTTCAAGCTGCTCTGCAG GATTTAAACCAACCTAAGGTAGAGGCTCGTCTGCCAGATGGTCTTTTGTCAGTTTCTCTCCTAAGACACCAG AGAATTGCTTTGGCGTGGACACTTCAAAAAGAAACTGGTAGTGTTCATTGTTCGGGTGGTATTCTGGCTGATGATCAG GGTCTTGGTAAGACTATTTCAATGATTGCCCTCATACAGATGCAGAGGTCAGCTCAGGATAAGTCTAAAGAGAAAGATCTGGATGATATTAAAGCTGAAGCCTTGAAtttggatgatgatgatgaaaaTGTTGCTCCTGCTTCTCAGGAATTAAAACAGCGTAGAGAGACAGATGGTGTCGAGGTGATTCCAGATGCAAGAACTTCTATAAAGGGGTTTCGTCGTAGGAGGCCAGCAGCTGGTACTTTGGTAGTTTGCCCAGCAAGTGTTCTTCGACAATGGGCTCGGGAACTGGATGAGAAAGTTACGGATGAAGCAAGTCTATCTATTTTAATCTATCATGGAGGCAATAGGACTAAGGATCCGGTGGAATTGGCAAAATATGACGTGGTTCTAACTACATATGCCATTGTGACAAATGAAGTTCCTAAACAAGCTTTAGTTGAAGAGGATGACGATGACCAGAAAAATGGAGAACGATTCGGAATATCTTCTGACTTCAATTCAAGTAAGAAGCGGAAAAAGCCATCTCTTAATAAGAAGGGAAAAAAAGGCAGAAAAGGATTTGATGCAGATGACTTTGATCCTAATTGTGGTGGTCTTGCCAAAGTCAGTTGGTTTAGGGTGATTTTAGATGAAGCCCAGACAATAAAGAATCATAGAACACAAGTAGCTAGAGCATGCTGCAGCCTCAGAGCAAAACGAAGGTGGTGCTTATCTGGAACACCGATACAAAATGCCATTGATGAGTTATTCAGCTACTTCAGATTTCTGAGATATGACCCCTATGCTGAATATAAATCATTTTGCAGCCAAATTAAGTTTCCAATAGCTATAAACTCAATTAATGGGTATAAAAAGCTTCAAGCGATTTTGAGGGCCATAATGTTGCGACGAACAAAAG GTACACTGATTGACGGTGAGCCAATTATAACCTTACCACCAAAAACTATACAGTTGAAGAAGGTGGCTTTCTCTGCCGAGGAACGCGCTTTCTATAACAAATTAGAAGCTGAATCGCGATCGCAGTTTAAG GCATATGCTGCAGCTGGAACTGTGAAGCAAAACTATGCAAATATCTTATTGATGCTTCTACGACTTCGGCAGGCTTGTGACCACCCAAAACTTGTCAAAAGGGAGAGTTACAATTCTGTTGGAAGAGCTTCATCAGAGATGGCGAGGAAACTCCCAAAGAAAATGGTGGAGGATCTCTTGCAACAATTGGAAACTTCATTGGTAACATGTTCTGTATGCGAT GATGTGCCCGAAGATGCAGTTGTCTCCATGTGTGAACATGTGTTCTGCTATCAATGTGTATCAGATTATTTAACTGGGGAAGATAATACATGTCCGGCACTTGGATGCAAAGAGCAACTTGGTCCTGAGGCTGTATATTCTAAAGCTACCCTAAAAACTTGTGTATCAGATGGTGTAAATGGTGATCCTTCCAGCTTGTCTGAATTTGATGAGAAATCCATCATGGAAAATGAGTACATTTCTTCTAAAATAAAAGCTGCTCTTGAAATTCTTCACTCATGTTCTAAGTCAAAGGGTCCTTATTTAGAATCAGATATCTTGGTTCAATGCAATGGCGATTCGTCAAATTTGGGAAAAGCAGATTCAGAATCGCAAGACAAGGGGCCAATAAAGGCCATTATCTTCTCTCAGTGGACAGGCATGTTAAACTTGGTTGAGCGTGCTTTGAACCAGTCTTGTTTTCGGTATGAGAGGCTTGATGGTACAATGTCTCTTGCTGCTAGAGACAGGGCTGTCAAAGAGTTCAACACAAATCCTGAG
- the LOC104232027 gene encoding helicase-like transcription factor CHR28 isoform X1, protein MKQIPKVRGDVLPLSQTKATPTSPPHTRTLSLPPWSVVLSASDPIRASSRYKTKEEELLVTILNLCQRQTLGLFDAIHLDACPCGSCWWFSRVGSIFSPMDAISISSDDSDLREIDNYKDDSPLRDSASSRILPPWGTDSSSKRTIYPNGSSSNYHNITDDSGPSSSRASRDGNSKYSSGNDNGKHFPQQTLKRTLPTSFYPSGSVEDIGFSQARQSHERSYQSAWASSSSAGDNYWKDSFNRGNHSELVLYENKGNRVLPPSLMHRRSTSGVQHISVNDPLHYPAKGEDRAAAADERLIFQAALQDLNQPKVEARLPDGLLSVSLLRHQRIALAWTLQKETGSVHCSGGILADDQGLGKTISMIALIQMQRSAQDKSKEKDLDDIKAEALNLDDDDENVAPASQELKQRRETDGVEVIPDARTSIKGFRRRRPAAGTLVVCPASVLRQWARELDEKVTDEASLSILIYHGGNRTKDPVELAKYDVVLTTYAIVTNEVPKQALVEEDDDDQKNGERFGISSDFNSSKKRKKPSLNKKGKKGRKGFDADDFDPNCGGLAKVSWFRVILDEAQTIKNHRTQVARACCSLRAKRRWCLSGTPIQNAIDELFSYFRFLRYDPYAEYKSFCSQIKFPIAINSINGYKKLQAILRAIMLRRTKGTLIDGEPIITLPPKTIQLKKVAFSAEERAFYNKLEAESRSQFKAYAAAGTVKQNYANILLMLLRLRQACDHPKLVKRESYNSVGRASSEMARKLPKKMVEDLLQQLETSLVTCSVCDDVPEDAVVSMCEHVFCYQCVSDYLTGEDNTCPALGCKEQLGPEAVYSKATLKTCVSDGVNGDPSSLSEFDEKSIMENEYISSKIKAALEILHSCSKSKGPYLESDILVQCNGDSSNLGKADSESQDKGPIKAIIFSQWTGMLNLVERALNQSCFRYERLDGTMSLAARDRAVKEFNTNPEVTVMLMSLKAGNLGLNMVAACHVILLDLWWNPTTEDQAIDRAHRIGQTRAVTVSRLTIEGTVEDRILALQEDKRNMVASAFGEDQSGGTASRLTVEDLRYLFNL, encoded by the exons ATGAAGCAAATTCCCAAAGTACGAGGGGATGTACTCCCTTTAAGCCAAACAAAAGCTACTCCCACCTCCCCTCCCCACACACGCACTCTCTCTCTCCCCCCTTGGTCGGTTGTTCTCTCCGCTTCTGACCCAATTAGGGCTTCGAGTAGATACAAGACAAAAGAAGAGGAATTACTTGTGACGATCCTCAATTTGTGTCAGAGACAGACACTAG GATTGTTTGATGCTATTCACTTAGATGCGTGCCCATGTGGATCCTGTTGGTGGTTTTCTAGA GTTGGTTCTATATTCTCTCCAATGGATGCAATTAGTATCTCTTCGGATGATTCGGATTTGCGTGAAATAGACAACTACAAAGATGATTCACCTCTCAGGGATTCTGCCAGTTCTCGAATCCTTCCACCATGGGGAACAG ATAGCTCGTCCAAAAGAACAATTTATCCTAATGGAAGCTCCTCCAACTATCATAATATTACTGATGACAGTGGACCATCAAGTTCACGAGCAAGTAGAGACGGGAATTCCAAGTATTCTTCTGGGAATG ATAATGGAAAGCATTTTCCACAGCAAACTTTAAAGCGTACACTTCCAACATCTTTTTATCCTTCTGGCTCAGTAGAGGATATAGGTTTCAGTCAGGCTCGTCAATCTCATGAAAGATCATACCAATCTGCATGGGCAAGTTCGAGCAGTGCTGGTGATAACTACTGGAAAGACAGTTTCAACAGGGGCAACCATAGTGAGTTAGTTCTCTATGAAAATAAAGGAAACAGAGTGTTACCTCCGTCTTTGATGCACAGAAGGTCCACTTCAGGTGTTCAACATATCAGTGTAAATGATCCCTTACATTACCCTGCGAAAGGTGAAGACAGAGCTGCAGCAGCTGATGAGAGACTGATCTTTCAAGCTGCTCTGCAG GATTTAAACCAACCTAAGGTAGAGGCTCGTCTGCCAGATGGTCTTTTGTCAGTTTCTCTCCTAAGACACCAG AGAATTGCTTTGGCGTGGACACTTCAAAAAGAAACTGGTAGTGTTCATTGTTCGGGTGGTATTCTGGCTGATGATCAG GGTCTTGGTAAGACTATTTCAATGATTGCCCTCATACAGATGCAGAGGTCAGCTCAGGATAAGTCTAAAGAGAAAGATCTGGATGATATTAAAGCTGAAGCCTTGAAtttggatgatgatgatgaaaaTGTTGCTCCTGCTTCTCAGGAATTAAAACAGCGTAGAGAGACAGATGGTGTCGAGGTGATTCCAGATGCAAGAACTTCTATAAAGGGGTTTCGTCGTAGGAGGCCAGCAGCTGGTACTTTGGTAGTTTGCCCAGCAAGTGTTCTTCGACAATGGGCTCGGGAACTGGATGAGAAAGTTACGGATGAAGCAAGTCTATCTATTTTAATCTATCATGGAGGCAATAGGACTAAGGATCCGGTGGAATTGGCAAAATATGACGTGGTTCTAACTACATATGCCATTGTGACAAATGAAGTTCCTAAACAAGCTTTAGTTGAAGAGGATGACGATGACCAGAAAAATGGAGAACGATTCGGAATATCTTCTGACTTCAATTCAAGTAAGAAGCGGAAAAAGCCATCTCTTAATAAGAAGGGAAAAAAAGGCAGAAAAGGATTTGATGCAGATGACTTTGATCCTAATTGTGGTGGTCTTGCCAAAGTCAGTTGGTTTAGGGTGATTTTAGATGAAGCCCAGACAATAAAGAATCATAGAACACAAGTAGCTAGAGCATGCTGCAGCCTCAGAGCAAAACGAAGGTGGTGCTTATCTGGAACACCGATACAAAATGCCATTGATGAGTTATTCAGCTACTTCAGATTTCTGAGATATGACCCCTATGCTGAATATAAATCATTTTGCAGCCAAATTAAGTTTCCAATAGCTATAAACTCAATTAATGGGTATAAAAAGCTTCAAGCGATTTTGAGGGCCATAATGTTGCGACGAACAAAAG GTACACTGATTGACGGTGAGCCAATTATAACCTTACCACCAAAAACTATACAGTTGAAGAAGGTGGCTTTCTCTGCCGAGGAACGCGCTTTCTATAACAAATTAGAAGCTGAATCGCGATCGCAGTTTAAG GCATATGCTGCAGCTGGAACTGTGAAGCAAAACTATGCAAATATCTTATTGATGCTTCTACGACTTCGGCAGGCTTGTGACCACCCAAAACTTGTCAAAAGGGAGAGTTACAATTCTGTTGGAAGAGCTTCATCAGAGATGGCGAGGAAACTCCCAAAGAAAATGGTGGAGGATCTCTTGCAACAATTGGAAACTTCATTGGTAACATGTTCTGTATGCGAT GATGTGCCCGAAGATGCAGTTGTCTCCATGTGTGAACATGTGTTCTGCTATCAATGTGTATCAGATTATTTAACTGGGGAAGATAATACATGTCCGGCACTTGGATGCAAAGAGCAACTTGGTCCTGAGGCTGTATATTCTAAAGCTACCCTAAAAACTTGTGTATCAGATGGTGTAAATGGTGATCCTTCCAGCTTGTCTGAATTTGATGAGAAATCCATCATGGAAAATGAGTACATTTCTTCTAAAATAAAAGCTGCTCTTGAAATTCTTCACTCATGTTCTAAGTCAAAGGGTCCTTATTTAGAATCAGATATCTTGGTTCAATGCAATGGCGATTCGTCAAATTTGGGAAAAGCAGATTCAGAATCGCAAGACAAGGGGCCAATAAAGGCCATTATCTTCTCTCAGTGGACAGGCATGTTAAACTTGGTTGAGCGTGCTTTGAACCAGTCTTGTTTTCGGTATGAGAGGCTTGATGGTACAATGTCTCTTGCTGCTAGAGACAGGGCTGTCAAAGAGTTCAACACAAATCCTGAG